The Seriola aureovittata isolate HTS-2021-v1 ecotype China chromosome 8, ASM2101889v1, whole genome shotgun sequence genome contains the following window.
TTTAATACAaacttgaatgaatgaaactaaTATTCCCATGATATGTTTAGTGTAGGTTGTGCAGGGTAGCTACATTGCTGGGTCGTTTGAGTGAgatttgtggaaaaaaaaggggtgGTGGGTGACCTACATAAAAGTGCACACTTAATAGTTAAAGGAATGCAGAATTTAATGTGAACACTTGATTTGTACAGGAATTCAATCAATAAAATCATCTAGTTTAACAGTACGTAGGGTGAGGATTAAACAAATTATAAATGTCCACTTTGACTGTTGTATGTATTAAACAAAGGacaattcatattttttttatagataaTAATCAGTGATGATCCTTTGTGTTGTTGCAGAAATGCACCTTTTATTTGTTGGAAATAAGcagacaaaacaatgatttcCTGTAAAGTAGGAGGGTGTATGTTTGTCTCTTGCAGAAAAGGACAGGTTCTCTTTTCCTAGATGTACATTCACCAAAATGGGTGTTTGTTGGAAAATTTGATCCATTATTGGTAGAAATTTAATGGGGCTGGTgcttaaaaatcttttttttctgtgagtgAAATTAGTCTTATGTCCTATTATTTTGAACTTTGACAAGATAGTTGAGACAATTGTGTTGAGGACTGATTCACAGGGATAGAGATACTGTCAAAAACAGGTTCTCTCCCATGTTAGTGTCTACTTTCAAAACCTATTTTCATTATAACAAATAAGTCAAAATGAAGACTATGTAGGACTACACACCTGTTCAGTAAATTTGAAATTCATGTCATTACCATGCTCCATAGAGTATGTAATGGGTCACCAGtagtcatttcagtttttgagctaagaaaataaatatgggTTTTATGGaaagttttgtttctctgattcCCACCAGCCTCCCGATTGTTACCTGATCTCAACCAACCGGAGCAAATGCCAATTTTCTGATGTAACAGGAGCTTGAAAAATAACCAGCATGGCAACTGgatctgtagaaaaaaaaacacaaaaacctgtTTGTGTGCTAAAACTTTAAAAGCCTTTTAAGGGGGCTAGATTAAGTGGTTTGTGAAGAAGATGGCAGTGCAGATTGTTGGCAGAAAGGTCGTGTGTTTTGAGTACAGCTGGGTGATAATCTAAACATATGGGAACGTGACACTAGGTATGTTGATACCAGaacctttttaataaaaaagtccACACAAATTCAGGCAGTAGGTCCAGATACACATTGTTTATCATTCCTTTTAACTATGGAATACTGCACAAGAAAACACTGTTACACCCTTAATTAATATGgactatagtatggcaaaataaTATAAGGAGGTTTGATTTCTGTCAATATTTCCCACCCCTTGCTTAAAGGCTATGTCACCACCTTATGGTACCTCAAGTCTTCAAGTATCACCTTGGTCATTTGTGTACAGATCTGTGATACAGAAATAACTGTATAATAAGCATAATACCTATGCAGCCAGTCAGTGCACTGTTATTGGTCTTTTTACTTGTCCAGACATCTACAGAACTGTGCAGTGACACCTTATTGAGTTCAACAGGGATTTGTGTTTGATTCATTGTTGAATACTGACTCGGAAAACTCCAAATTTAAACAACCACTTGTCAGTTAATCCTTTCAAAGGTTTGAAAGAAATGTATGATTGATTGACTGTGTGATTGTGATCGGACCAGGGATCTgaatttttacattacatttttacgtACATTAAAAACGGGAGTCATTTAAAACTTGTGTTCTGGGCGTCTTTACTTGAAAAGTTGACTGACCTGAATTAAAGGATAGACATATATTTTCAGTTGCCTATGTTGCTATCTAGCTAGCAgatattttggggttttatttgctcagttttttttttattcccatgTCATCTCTCTGCTGCATGGCTACGTAGCCAGCAGTTGTCCTGATGTTATCTCAGAAAGTTTGCTGCCTACAGAATGTTTTTTTACTGGAGCTTTTCAGCTTTGGCACAAGTAACCGCAGTGAAATAAATAGCAACTAAACCCAAGTTTCAGCTTCAATTtaacttctctttctctcttactcaCTCTACAActcttgttctttttaaatCGAAGCAGGTGGGTAATTGGTTAGTTAGTTGCATCAATGGCGTTAATCAATAACATTTCAAGAAATTCCCACCCTGAGTTTAAACAAATCTGATTTTACTAGAAGCAGCAGTGGGAGTCAGGCACGCTGATAAGTTTCTCACAGCTTTCTCTGTTACATAAAGCAGCTGTAGTCAAAGGCTTAGCggtgtctgctgtgtgttacTTCTCTCAAATCCACAAAATAATAAACTTCATTTATCTATGTTTTACAACTGTGACAAATACGAGGTGTTGTGGTGTCTCCAGAAAGTGTGATAAAAGTCAGTGGTCAAAAATCTCTCACTCAGCACATGAGCCCAGGTCTGTGTGTTGTGAAGTTAAACCATGTGCAgttgttcatttaaattttgaaGTATTGCCCAAGGAGTTTATTGTTCAGTTGGATTATCCATTGTTAATCGGCGCATACCAGTTTCATTctgttattttaaaacagaaaagaggatGCATGACAAAAATATCTTGCATTAAGAGAGATGATTATAGTAAATGCGACATGTTCTTAAAGAATGTCTTTGGACTTCTTAGTGCTCAAACTGCTTGAGTTGAGCTTCTTCTCTGTGATTGTGCTGGGCATCCTGTATGGGTTATTAGTGTCTATCTGTCTGGGTGTTTCTAAGAAAGGCCAGTCATACTCACCCAGGCTACCTAGTTAAATGAAGGATTATGAAAATTTGAGCTTCCCTGATTTGTGCATATCATCTtcttaattcaaataaaacagacttAACAACcagtttgtgtgaaaaaaaaactagaatacAGTTACAAAGtatataacattaaaaaatactttaagtACAGCAGATACTGCATACTGAATAAATAccattttatttgcattaaGTCATCAACAGTGGACTCTTATGCTTGAAGCCATTATCTTAATGTTGCCTTTCTAAGGTCTGTGTCTGCCATATAATcatcaagtttttctttttaacaaaaGTAACAAGATAACTGATTGACAGGCACTTCTCCTTATGATCCTGCCAGAGGGACAGTCACCCAGTCAgtcacctcctccttctgtgtTATCTAACTTATCCTACTCTGTGTTGCTCTCGCAGTACAAGGCCACTCTGAAGTCTGATTtgtaaaaaatgtgaacaaGATAAAGTTGTGTATGATCATATTGTACCAGTGCGTGACATATACAAACTTAGATGTACACAGATCTGTCGTATTGTTACAAATGGCATGACATGAAAAGTTTACAAACAAAAGGATGACATAAATGGTATTGCGTCATCATTGCCAACCAGGCAACTGAACACTGCTCGTTATAGcctgttacatttctgttacCTCCAGTGTGGCAACCCACAAATCCAGGCTGGTGCAGCTTTACAAAATCCTCCATTGTTCATTTATGTGTTGTGTTGAAAATGACATCACGATAGCGTTGTGCATCATCGCTATAGTAACGATGCTGCACTAAGTGAGTACTATATGAAGCGGAAAAAGAAGTACCTGGTACAAAAAGCGAGGAGAGTTGTGTCAGTACCATGCGGTGGAAAACTTTTGGAAAAAGTGTCGTTGCAGTtatgaaaatgtgttgtgtttcccAGAAAATGTTAAGTTGAACATGTTTCCACACTgcactgtattttttaataattatatttactATAGTTGCTCGAATTTGAGTTTTGATTTAATGAAACGTTTAGTCACCTCCTCAGGTAGCACTCTAGTTCACTAACTGTAGCTGTCTTATATCTGAAAAGTTCTCATGTTTGTGTTCTGACTCTCTCCGTTTTTCTAACTGCAGGTGTTTTTAGAGTTTGAGAATGCTTCGCAGCGTTGTTCCTGGGTGCAGGTGTACGATGTAGGGGTGAAAGCTGTGTTGGTAGAAGACTCTATTGTTTGGGCCAATCGGAGTGATGGTACTGGGACTACTGGAGCCCCAGCATCAGCGACTGCCTGGCCTGCTCTGGTGAGTGATCAGTTGGACAGCGGATGTGAGCAAACTGTCTGCTTCATGCATACAACTCAAGCCTTGAAACGATCAAGGCTGCTGGTTGAAGTGGGTCATCAGCACAAGGCTGCCAGATACACTCAGTCCTATTTGGCAATCATAGTTCCATTCAGTAACCTAAGCTCTTAGTTTGGCTTTACGTTGCCTATGACAAATCAAAAATGGatcaatttatatttttagccCTGTGGCACAGATTAGATATGTAATGTGAACATGTAATTGTGGAAAACGTTGCATGTACTCTGATatcttaaaatgtgtttaagGTCAATTTTATATGTGGGAATAAATTGACAATAAATTGGATAACTATTGATGTGACTTTGATCTGAATACACATATTTGAATTTCCAGGTCACTGtgattgatttgaaaatgaaatttgcaCTTTTCCCCAAACTCTTGTGTCAGACACTTTTAATTTCCCAGGCCTACCTTTCTCGCTGGACTGGGCTCACAACTGTagtcacagcttgtttctgtttgtgcccAGTGCAGATGGCCATTTTCCCGTGCTTGCGCTTCAGCCTATGTGCTAACTCAGTTAATGTGTCCATGTGGTTATTATGAGCTGaagaaaaagatgtaaaaagGTCATTTTCCTCTGGCCCTTTTGCTGCTGAAGTGAATACAGATTAGTAGTTTTCTACAGGGTCGAAGAATTGAATGGTTTTGTCTTTTCCCTCAGGCCTTCCGCTCCCTTGTGGATAGAGTGGGTTTAGGATTATTGGTTCCTGTGGAGTATTTTGGAAGCAAGAATTTTGAGTTCCTGCCTGATAACAAAACTGTCCAGAGGTTTGAGGtgtgtacatttgttttacagtgtttgttaaTCCTTTAGtagaaacattttctgcttcagCTTCTCAGATATGATTTCCTTGCTCTTTTCTGCTTCTTatgactgtaaactgaataCCTTTAGTTTGTGACTGTTTATCAGACACAACAAATATCCTTTTTGTGCAGGTCACTtggcatttttaaattaatacgATGAACCAATGAATtaataactgttagttgcaaCACTGGCgttcttttctttcatgtaaTATTCCAGTTTCCCACATTATTGTTCCACATTATTGCTGAACAGCTAGAACTTTTTCAGGACAGTGTGCATTGTGTCCTTCTACAGGTTGATAAAGACATAAGACACCCTTTGCTGTTGGAGCAGCCATCTCTGCAGGCTGCCATCTCCAGCTGGCACACTGACTTTGAACTGCAGGAGATCTTCAGGAAGGGTGAGACTCCACGTTCACaagtttttatgttgttttcctttACTACCTCCATGTGTTCTCTGGGGTATTTTGTCTCAATGTTTCATGTGTAATGTTGTAATTTTTGGCACATGCTCAAGTTAGTAACACTGGAATTGCTGAAATGCTTAAACTGGCATTTATCATAGATGTAGTTAAAGAAGATGATGTTAAGCAGTCATGATATTGATGGACTAACAACAGTGACTCCAAATTATTGTGTTTCTGATGCAGAAAATGTTGTTGATAAAGCAAAGTGTAGATTCATCGGATGCAATATGCATCGGATGCCTGCTGCAATAGTTGTCACGGAGATGCAGACTGGATACTGTTGCACAGTGCAGGCaagatgctgctgatgctgcttaGCTATTTATGTTGATGCTTTCACtcttgaaagaaaacaaatctatataataatttaaatatgagTACTAGTGTACCATCTTTTTTACATCCCCTGCATATGTTTTAAATCTACCAGAATGTAACTCATTAACAATTTTTCTCACTGTACTTGCCCTCAGGATCATACACTATTCAAGGACGAAGGGTTCGTGTGTACCAGCCAGAGTTTGAGGAGTGCTGGGCCTTAGGACTGGTCTCACAGCACGACCCCATCTCACACATTATGGAGATTACCTTGGATAAGGTAAATAACGCTTATTTTTTGCCTGAATAAATTCTGGCCATGGTGTTAAAGGATGCCACTTAAATACCACCTTTGTGCTGTAGGGAGAAGAAAATCAGATCGTAGATCCTCGTGTGATACATGTCATgctggcagaggaggaggtaagGTTTTCATATTATGAACCTAACTATACTGTGTAATTGGTTGTACCCTGCTATATATTTTGTTAAAGTGGTGAAAGTATTTTCAGATTtggactttttaaaatgtattaatagaACAACTTCTtaacattttcttcctttttagcTTGGCAAGAATGGGCGGCGAAGGAAGGACAGTGAAACAATGAAGGCTGACAGTGGACGCAGACGTAGGACTGCCTCCGAAGGTGAGGATGACTTGAACTTGAAACGTTTTAAAGGAGCAGGAGACGCGGGAGCTGATGCACAAAACTGTGGTGACTCCAACAAAACCCCAGTGGATGGGATGGGGATCTGGGTTGGAGACTCCGGCGAAAGAGTCAGCAGCACAACCAAAAACGGAAGCTCTTCAGAAGGAAGCTTTCCTCAGGGCAGAGTGTCATCCCCCAACACCAATTCCTCACTCCAAATGGACCAATCAAATGCTACTCCTCCTCGTTATCCAGCCCACGTCAAAGAAAACGGTCGCTCACTCTCCACACAAGGGGCAGCAGACTCCACCACCAACGTtaccctcacccccacccctcctcccctcaaACCAGCCCCCTCTCCCTTCTCCACCACATCTTTTCCTTCACTAGGCCAGATGCCAAGCCTGGTCCCTGGTGCTCCTGCCCCCAAGGCCTCCCCATCCCCCCAGCCAGACCGAGAGGAGGCCTCCCAGTCGGCCTTTTCCAAAACAGCTGCTCTTGTTTCCCCGGGCCCTGTCACCATTTCTTGGTCACATGACAGTGTCCCTAGTGTGGCACTTTCTGCCTCTGTGGGTTTTAGTCCTAAAGCCCCCACCTGGGGAAGCCAGACTGAGGtaagaaaatcaatatgatCAATACCGTCAGTACCATTATGTGATTTCACCATAGTTTTGTATCTGTTGTTAATATCATTTTACTTCAccatattgttttgtttctcaggGCTCTAAAACTGCCTTGGGTTTTCGTTTGCCTCAGGCTGTGCCCGCTGCTCCTGTATTTGGAGACGTTACCTCTCAGACCAATGGAGCTCCTACCACTACCACAACCTCCCAGGATGCTCCCCGGCCTTTTGGCTTTGGCTTTGGTGGAGCAAAGAACGAGACTCAATCCCAGCAAGACCAAAACTTGTTTTTCCAGTGCATGACCCAGAATTCAGGCTCCAGTCCAAGCCTAACTGCTGGTCAGACCCAATCCAAGGACACCAATTACTTCACCGCAGTGTCTGAGAGCCTGAGTAAAGAGCCCCCAAGCCTTTTCAAGCCTGCAACCTCCACTGAAGGGCTGAAAAAGCCTGAGCAGCCCAAAGTGCCTGAGACCCATCCAACGGGAAATGGTGTGCTCAACAAATCATCACCAGCCTTCCAGGGCATGGGTGGCTCTGCAGTAGGAAGAGGCTCGGGTCTAAGTGTTGGTGGTCAAAGTACTTCCAAGAAGAGCAGTAATAATGGAACTTCAGCGGGGGGCTTAGGACTGCAATCTGGTTTTAATACTTCAGATAGCCACCAGAACCTTTTTCTGCAAGCCTCACAAGAGCCTACTAATCCATTTCTGGCATATGGGGACAAAACCTCCCACACGCCCTTTGCTGGACTCAGTGGGGCTGAGCCACAGACCCTGGGTCCTGCCTCAGACAGCAAGCCAAACCTCTTCACTATGGCAGAGCCACCTAAGGGGATTCTGTCTTCCCCTTTCCCAGCactctcagcagctgcttcaccgagctcttcctcctctcctgcaccAGCTTCATCTCAGAGGTCACAGAGTGAGGGGGCTGTGACAAAGGAGGAGCAAGAGGCTGGAGAGATGCCTACATCCACCTCAGGCTGCCCCATGTTTGGAAGCACTGGCCCTGGTGGAATGGAGGAAGTGCCCGTGTCCTTTGACCAGAGCCAGTCTCAGAAGTTTACCCTGGAGGAAAGAGGCCATTCATCCAAACGTGACTCTGActccagcagcaacagtgacCTGTCAGACCTGAGTGAGAATGAGGAGGGCCTGGAGAAAGGCCAAGTCCCAGGAGGGCCACCACACCCTGCCAAGGATGGGGCCATGTTGCAGAAAACTAAAGTCCAAGGGGCTTCTAAGAGCCGTCCACGTAACAAGCCTTTCAAAGGTAAGTCTTATCCACTGTTAGGAACCTTCTGAATCCTTTGTGGTAACAAACTGAGCAACCGAATTAACACCAAGTTGTTTCCTCCAGTGGGCCAGTCTGTGTTAAAAGACCAGAGCAAGGTGCGTCGTTTGAAGCAGTCTGGTGAGTCCTTTCTCCAGGATGGTTCCTGCATCAATGTGGCCCCTCACTTGCACAAGTGCCGCGAGTGCCGCCTGGAGCGTTACCGTAAATATCGGAATACAGACGAAGACAGCGATGATGACGATGACCCAAATGTAGCCTGTCGTTTCTTCCACTTCAGAAGGTGTGGATTATATGATGGTTGTTGCAATATTTTCTAACTTTGTGTTAGAGTATCATAAAGAGCAGTTATCAGAATAAATTATGCTATCATTAGAAACTATgatttattgaatttttttttttccccctgtgaCCAGGTTGGCTTTCACTCGTAAAGGTGTACTGCGTGTAGAAGGCTTCCTGAGTCCTCAGCAGAGTGACTCCATGGCTATGGGACTGTGGCTACCTGCACCAGCTGTCCAAGAGGGGCTTGACCTCGATACATCCAAGTACATCCTGGCCAATGTGGGAGACCAGTTCTGCCAGTTGGTCATGTCTGAGAAGGAAGCCATGATGATGGTGGAACCTCACCGTGAGTATAAAGGCATCTCGCTGATCTTGTCCGAGCTCatgttttcttcacatttagTGTCTTGTGCTTTCGTCCTACATTTTTGTCTCCACACTCAACCTGTCAGAAGTGTCAAGTGTGTAAtcctgtttattgtttttcctttggCTTGTCCTTCAGAGAAAGTGGCGTGGAAACGTGCCGTGCGAGGCGTCAGAGAAATGTGTGACGTGTGTGAGACCACCCTGTTCAACATCCACTGGGTCTGCCGCAAGTGTGGCTTTGGAGTGTGTCTTGACTGCTATCGACTCCGCAGGAACAGGCCAAGGGAGGGTGAGTCATTACAGTGACATTTAGAGTTTAAGTTAACCTGTTAACTACATCGTTACTGTGTTAACCtaacttgttttcttttgttgtgttttatttatttattttattacaataacagaaacatgttgacaaGGTTGATACTTAGTGACGTGTTTTTAGGGTTAGTGCTTTTGAAACTCACAGGCTAACATGTTCTTTCCTTTAGATGTAGATGAAGGTCCGGAGGATGAGGTTTTCTCATGGTTGAAATGTGCCAAAGGTCAACCTCATGAGCCACAGAACCTCATGCCTACGCAGATTATACCCGGGACAGGTAACATTTACATCATGATTGAATCATAAATCTATAAATCCACAGCCCACGAGCATTAAGTATTAAATATGATATTGTGTGGGTATAATAAAAGCTGTAATGACTGATTTCATTGCCTTTCTCTTTTAGCTCTTTACAACATAGGAGACATGGTTCATTCAGCAAGGGGCAAGTGGGGTATAAAGGCCAATTGTCCCTGTGCCAGTAGACACACCAAGCCTCTAGTGCGCCCTAGTGCTCCCAATGGGATTTCACAGGTACTTTTGTGCTACAGCATCCTTCTCTGAGTCTGTATTTCTCTATTTTAAGTGTTAACTTGAAGGCTCTAACATCTGGTGGTGCTTGTCTCAGCAGTCTACAACGagcggtggtggtggcggtggccttgcagctgcagcttcaggtaTTGGCACCACTCcaaaagcagagggagaagtgTTGGCGATTAAAACAGAAActacacaaacagcagcaccaTCAGACAGTGGGGGTGGGGAAAGTGTGGGCAGTACTAGTAACTCCACCAGTGGTACATCCTCCCCCTGTAACCTCACCCAGTCCTCTGCCAAGGAGTCACGCTCATCAGGAGAGGGCaacagctctgctctgcattGGCTGGCAGACTTGGCCACACAGAAAGCCAAGGATGACACCAAGGGTAAGTAGGAAAGAGGCAATGTAGAGTCAGTATAATCTAAGCGCATAAAAAGGTCAGAATCTATAGTAAAGTTGAAGTCACCATCTTCTTGCCATCTTCTTCCAGAATCCGGTTCACTTCGCTCCATGATGAGTCGAGACAGCCGGCCTCCCTTTGGCCTGGACTCACTCAGTGCCCTGTCAAAGCCTTCTGCTTCTAGCCCTAAGTTATTTAACAGCCTGTTACTGGGCTCCAGCATGGCCCAGTCTAAACCTGAAGGTTCCAGTCTCCGGGATCTGCTCAACTCCGGACCGGGCAAACTCCCCCAGGGCCCTGGAGAAAGTGGGGTACCATTCCCCTCAGTCTTTACCTCAGCAGGTGTACGTATTAACCTTTATTATTCCATGTAGGTTTATGAAGTGGTCCAAGTGTACACGTCTTTTCAAAATTTATGTCTGTTTACGTATGGAAAGTTTTCTTACAATGTAGAACAGGCACATCTCTCCTACATCCCACATTTTTTGAGCACTATTGttcttattgtttgtttcattgttcatatttttgttttatatcttaaatttgtgtttatcttatATTCTTATACTTcttctcagttttattttgttttattttatgaactGAATTGATTACAAATTGTGttactgccatctgctggtgTAGTAATGAACCagaacttttaatttgaaaatgccATGGTGCAAACTACAAAAAAGGGGTTACTTCCAAAGAAAATAGAGGCTTTTACTTCAAATGAATCACCTTTAAGTACAACTACATAGCTGAATAACAAAATCCTCTTTCGCCTGTCAGAGTGACAAGCTGAAGAGCAGCCTCCCGAACTTCCTGGATCACATCATCGCCTCCGTGGTGGAGACCAAGAAGGCAGAAGGCCGTCGCACTGGGGCCTCTGAAGGTGGCGAGCTTGGTGTATTGGGTGGTCGCAAGGATGGAGTAATGGGCCTCAGTGTTTTAGAACCACATACCTCACACTCGTGGCTCTGTGATGGACGGCTCCTCTGCCTACAGGATcccagcaacagcaacaactggAAGATCTTCAGGGAGTGCTGGAAGCAGGGACAAGTAAGAACAACAATTACTGAAACTCGATTTTctgcaggatgatgatgatgaaatatgGCAATGCCAGATAGTTGGCTGTCAGAGAAACATGGGTTTAACTTTTACTGCATTGCCTTCTGTTGCTTTGTCATTTGTCTAATCTCTTCTCCTTTGTGTCCAGCCTGTGTTGGTGTCAGGGATACATAAACGCCTGAAAGCTAATTTGTGGCGGCCGGAAGCCTTCAGTGAGGAGTTTGGAGACCAGGATGTAGACCTGGTCAACTGCAGAAACTGTGCTATCATCTCTGATGTGAAGGTGCGAGACTTCTGGGACGGCTTCCAGGTCATCTCGAGTGAGTATTCTAACTATTTTTGCTGAATGATTAGTTGGATACTTTGCCTGCAGAGAGTATTCAGCCAACGATTAGTAAACCACTTAATGATTAGGGTGAATTAATAAAAGAGTTAGAGAGTATTTGTAAAATCTCTGTAGATGAACTATCCAAATAAATGTTACCAATTATTCTTCTTTGTTGTTTGGATTGATGTGCCAGCCACTATGTTATGATgactaatgtgttttttgtaaatGCAGAGCGACTGCAAGATGCTGACGGCCAGCCCATGGTGTTGAAGTTAAAGGATTGGCCTCCAGGTGAAGACTTCAGGGACATGATGCCCACACGGTGAGGAACCCAGAAATATGTTGCTTTTTATGTCTCTTGTGTATTTGTTCACAAATTTGCATTACACTAATTGTATGTAATAATAACATATACTATCTGAggttattttatataaattgaATATACATGCACAATATACACAATTAAATGAGATTCATAAATATCTTGCTAAAATGAGTTCACggtttttaaatcacatcattTAATGGCTGGCACATATGGATTCAGCTGTATTCATTCATGGATTTTTGAGCCATTACAGGATCCTGATAATTTAATGATATGTATCTCATTTCGGTATCTTCACATGCTCTTAAACGTGTTGAAATGTGGAATAACCACCATATTTTGGTCATAATACTATTTCCACACGAGCCACGTGAACATCGTGGAACACATTTGCATCATCAGTCatttatttgattcatttcacaTACTTTTCCCAGGTTTGACGATCTGATGGATAACCTCCCCTTGCCTGAGTACACAAAAAGAGACGGTCGTCTTAACCTTGCCGCCCGTCTGCCCAACTTTTTTGTGCGTCCTGACCTCGGTCCTAAGATGTACAACGCCTATGGTGAGAAGGATTGGCCAAATTATTCATTACCTGTCAACTCACTTAGATGtctctttcttcactttcttccattatattctgtatttgtcttcatctcctctctcccgCTGTCCGTTTCTCCCTCAGGGTTAATCTCGACTGAAGACAGGAAGGTGGGAACCACGAACCTCCATCTGGACGTATCTGATGCAGTCAACGTCATGGTCTATGTCGGCATCCCCCAAGGAGACGGTGACCAGGATCAAGGTCAGTGAACATAAACAcaccctgtctctctctccctgtctgtcatggtctttctctctgtgtctctctctctcacacacacacacacacacacacacacacacacacacacacacacacacacacacacacactcacgtgtAACACTTGTAGCACCACATCATTAATTGAGCCACTAAATGTTATTAAAGCACTAATTACTTTCCAAAAGCAATAATAATTTTAGTATGCAA
Protein-coding sequences here:
- the kdm3b gene encoding lysine-specific demethylase 3B isoform X2, with the protein product MGDSLELIGKRLLLLLDDGRSANGSEPEQAAWARDWLRGTVRAVSVMGLAAPEVSGEATTTTTAAGLTVFLEFENASQRCSWVQVYDVGVKAVLVEDSIVWANRSDGTGTTGAPASATAWPALAFRSLVDRVGLGLLVPVEYFGSKNFEFLPDNKTVQRFEVDKDIRHPLLLEQPSLQAAISSWHTDFELQEIFRKGSYTIQGRRVRVYQPEFEECWALGLVSQHDPISHIMEITLDKGEENQIVDPRVIHVMLAEEELGKNGRRRKDSETMKADSGRRRRTASEGEDDLNLKRFKGAGDAGADAQNCGDSNKTPVDGMGIWVGDSGERVSSTTKNGSSSEGSFPQGRVSSPNTNSSLQMDQSNATPPRYPAHVKENGRSLSTQGAADSTTNVTLTPTPPPLKPAPSPFSTTSFPSLGQMPSLVPGAPAPKASPSPQPDREEASQSAFSKTAALVSPGPVTISWSHDSVPSVALSASVGFSPKAPTWGSQTEGSKTALGFRLPQAVPAAPVFGDVTSQTNGAPTTTTTSQDAPRPFGFGFGGAKNETQSQQDQNLFFQCMTQNSGSSPSLTAGQTQSKDTNYFTAVSESLSKEPPSLFKPATSTEGLKKPEQPKVPETHPTGNGVLNKSSPAFQGMGGSAVGRGSGLSVGGQSTSKKSSNNGTSAGGLGLQSGFNTSDSHQNLFLQASQEPTNPFLAYGDKTSHTPFAGLSGAEPQTLGPASDSKPNLFTMAEPPKGILSSPFPALSAAASPSSSSSPAPASSQRSQSEGAVTKEEQEAGEMPTSTSGCPMFGSTGPGGMEEVPVSFDQSQSQKFTLEERGHSSKRDSDSSSNSDLSDLSENEEGLEKGQVPGGPPHPAKDGAMLQKTKVQGASKSRPRNKPFKVGQSVLKDQSKVRRLKQSGESFLQDGSCINVAPHLHKCRECRLERYRKYRNTDEDSDDDDDPNVACRFFHFRRLAFTRKGVLRVEGFLSPQQSDSMAMGLWLPAPAVQEGLDLDTSKYILANVGDQFCQLVMSEKEAMMMVEPHQKVAWKRAVRGVREMCDVCETTLFNIHWVCRKCGFGVCLDCYRLRRNRPREDVDEGPEDEVFSWLKCAKGQPHEPQNLMPTQIIPGTALYNIGDMVHSARGKWGIKANCPCASRHTKPLVRPSAPNGISQSTTSGGGGGGLAAAASGIGTTPKAEGEVLAIKTETTQTAAPSDSGGGESVGSTSNSTSGTSSPCNLTQSSAKESRSSGEGNSSALHWLADLATQKAKDDTKESGSLRSMMSRDSRPPFGLDSLSALSKPSASSPKLFNSLLLGSSMAQSKPEGSSLRDLLNSGPGKLPQGPGESGVPFPSVFTSAGSDKLKSSLPNFLDHIIASVVETKKAEGRRTGASEGGELGVLGGRKDGVMGLSVLEPHTSHSWLCDGRLLCLQDPSNSNNWKIFRECWKQGQPVLVSGIHKRLKANLWRPEAFSEEFGDQDVDLVNCRNCAIISDVKVRDFWDGFQVISKRLQDADGQPMVLKLKDWPPGEDFRDMMPTRFDDLMDNLPLPEYTKRDGRLNLAARLPNFFVRPDLGPKMYNAYGLISTEDRKVGTTNLHLDVSDAVNVMVYVGIPQGDGDQDQEADISGRKEVMTTIEEGDVDEMTKRRVYEGKEKPGALWHIYAAKDAEKIRELLRKVGEEQGQENPPDHDPIHDQSWYLDQVLRRRLYEEYGVQGWAIVQFLGDAVFIPAGAPHQVHNLYSCIKVAEDFVSPEHVRHCFRLTQEFRHLSTTHTNHEDKLQVKNIIYHAVKDAVGTLKAHEPKLARP